A DNA window from Pyrus communis chromosome 3, drPyrComm1.1, whole genome shotgun sequence contains the following coding sequences:
- the LOC137727897 gene encoding uncharacterized protein At1g01500-like, translating into MIMGNLYEASNGHMVVRQSKVSLPWLDVRVFYVRISKCEIDDSAPEFLTVNHIPLDPDTLLEVNGVRTSIYSDGATTLLRRDRLDKKSEEATFVSTDSIRMTGRVKFEVFDKDVVVLSGVLELCNSNGFVAETDHHGQRWSMSCESDIVAGTGFFKGRQFMGPESASPSIEVYIAGSFSGTPIILTKTLQLGLWKKHVRKGLLDSIPEYEATEDQKNNPPRFAFQESEYSDYKPDNGENHLYSGTYLEGEDGELSWFNAGVRVGVGIGLSICVGVGLGVGLLVRTYQGTTRNFRRRLP; encoded by the exons ATGATCATGGGAAATTTGTATGAGGCATCAAATGGCCACATGGTTGTGAGACAATCCAAGGTCTCACTGCCCTGGCTTGATGTAAGAGTCTTTTATGTCAGAATTAGCAAATGTGAGATTGATGATTCCGCTCCGGAGTTCCTCACAGTAAATCACATTCCATTGGATCCTGATACCCTTCTTGAAGTCAATGGTGTTAGAACTAGCATCTATTCAGATGGGGCGACAACCCTTCTTCGAAGGGATAGGTTAGATAAGAAGTCCGAAGAAGCGACATTTGTGAGCACTGACAGTATAAGGATGACTGGAAGGGTGAAGTTTGAGGTTTTTGACAAAGATGTTGTGGTCTTATCCGGCGTTCTAGAACTGTGTAATAGTAATGGTTTCGTTGCGGAAACAGATCATCATGGTCAGAGATGGAGCATGAGTTGTGAATCAGATATAGTTGCAGGCACTGGCTTCTTTAAAGGAAGGCAATTTATGGGGCCAGAGTCTGCTTCACCTTCGATTGAGGTATACATCGCCGGGTCCTTCTCGGGCACCCCAATAATTTTAACGAAGACTTTACAGCTCGGTCTTTGGAAGAAGCATGTGAGGAAAGGGTTGCTGGATTCCATACCAGAGTATGAGGCAACTGAAGACCAGAAAAACAATCCTCCTAGGTTCGCTTTTCAG GAGTCGGAGTACTCGGACTACAAACCGGACAACGGAGAAAACCACTTGTACTCCGGGACCTACTTAGAAGGTGAAGACGGTGAGCTTTCATGGTTCAATGCCGGTGTGAGAGTGGGTGTTGGGATCGGATTGAGCATCTGCGTTGGAGTAGGGCTAGGAGTCGGGTTGCTCGTACGAACCTACCAAGGCACCACCCGCAACTTTAGACGCCGGCTACCGTAA
- the LOC137727896 gene encoding BTB/POZ domain-containing protein At1g63850-like isoform X1 produces the protein MVTGTGSKKRHRAVHPASSAAGSSSSRPCAAVISGSAAKRPTHPDPIPSPTLKPDPTNPYSFDDPSSADVILRLFVDPSATSLSLSPATTQPQDDVVLHLHTHALFRCKYFAALLSDRWQHPDSQDDAVRKINLRVPPTPGAMDARISLLQLLYTPDLASAITTVSTALDLLPVASELIFDDCVRFCLRFLEAVPWTQDDEARVLALIPHLSEDESKDLIARVSGSPDSSEEMLYGLILAVTHNPNMAYVKAFVAKLLRDFGSRDLVERVLDRAFQTTFKVVKESMEEYMSPGVRGDHDETEAIQRLNLHTALTHGKHLVWLVERMIELRVADSAVKEWSEQPAFTADLQRAFQDDAWRNIVPGLPSVLLRCTSRLANAVASGTILVAAQTRGSRNFDVYCSILMGPVQHRNFSVYVLGVVFKLMVRKKLVKDWLPVLIVCKDTNASPLTSSNKPLYLDLEETFLRIISTLPMSDSQELLQQCLSFSTRNVDCPHLVTAFNTWFRRATHSPQLENLC, from the exons ATGGTCACAGGTACCGGCTCCAAAAAGCGGCATCGCGCCGTACACCCCGCCAGCTCAGCCGCCGGCAGCAGTTCCAGCCGCCCTTGCGCAGCCGTCATCAGCGGCTCCGCTGCCAAAAGACCCACCCATCCCGACCCAATCCCGAGCCCGACTCTGAAACCCGACCCCACCAACCCCTACTCCTTCGACGACCCTTCCTCCGCCGACGTCATTCTCCGCCTCTTCGTCGACCCCTCCGCGACGTCATTGTCTCTATCCCCCGCCACCACCCAGCCTCAGGATGACGTCGTTCTCCACCTCCACACCCACGCCCTCTTCCGCTGCAAGTACTTCGCCGCCCTCTTGTCCGACCGATGGCAGCACCCCGACTCCCAAGACGACGCCGTTCGCAAGATCAACCTCCGTGTCCCACCGACCCCCGGCGCCATGGACGCCCGCATTTCCCTCCTCCAACTCCTCTACACCCCAGACCTTGCCTCCGCCATAACCACTGTGTCGACGGCGCTCGACCTTCTCCCCGTGGCTTCGGAGCTCATCTTCGATGATTGCGTTCGATTCTGCCTTCGATTCCTGGAGGCCGTCCCTTGGACCCAAGACGATGAAGCTCGAGTGCTCGCTCTAATCCCTCATCTGAGCGAAGACGAATCCAAAGACCTCATCGCTAGGGTTTCTGGAAGCCCCGATTCGAGCGAGGAGATGCTGTACGGTCTCATCCTCGCCGTGACCCACAACCCGAACATGGCGTACGTCAAGGCCTTCGTCGCGAAGCTGCTCCGGGATTTCGGGTCCAGAGACCTGGTCGAGCGGGTTCTGGATCGGGCGTTTCAGACCACCTTCAAGGTCGTCAAGGAGTCCATGGAGGAGTACATGAGTCCCGGAGTCCGTGGCGACCATGACGAGACCGAGGCCATCCAGAGGCTCAACCTCCACACCGCATTGACCCATGGGAAGCACCTGGTGTGGCTCGTGGAGAGGATGATCGAGCTCCGAGTGGCTGACTCGGCAGTCAAGGAGTGGAGCGAGCAGCCTGCTTTCACTGCCGATTTGCAGAGGGCTTTTCAGGACGATGCGTGGAGGAATATTGTGCCGGGGTTACCTAGCGTCTTGCTTCGCTGCACTTCAAGGCTTGCCAATGCCGTCGCTTCTGGAACCATTTTGGTTGCTGCTCAG ACTCGTGGAAGCCGCAATTTTGATGTGTATTGCTCAATTTTGATGGGACCTGTTCAACATAGGAACTTTTCTGTTTATGTTCTTGGGGTAGTTTTCAAATTAATG gttCGGAAGAAGCTTGTCAAAGATTGGCTTCCAGTTCTGATCGTTTGTAAAGATACCAATGCTTCCCCTCTGACATCTAGTAACAAACCACTGTACTTGGATCTGGAAGAGACATTCCTCAGAATAATCTCGACACTGCCCATGTCCGATTCACAGGAGTTGCTGCAGCAGTGCCTCAGCTTCTCTACCCGGAATGTGGACTGTCCTCACCTGGTCACTGCGTTCAACACCTGGTTCCGCCGTGCGACTCATTCCCCTCAACTTGAGAATCTTTGTTAA
- the LOC137727896 gene encoding BTB/POZ domain-containing protein At1g63850-like isoform X2 — MVTGTGSKKRHRAVHPASSAAGSSSSRPCAAVISGSAAKRPTHPDPIPSPTLKPDPTNPYSFDDPSSADVILRLFVDPSATSLSLSPATTQPQDDVVLHLHTHALFRCKYFAALLSDRWQHPDSQDDAVRKINLRVPPTPGAMDARISLLQLLYTPDLASAITTVSTALDLLPVASELIFDDCVRFCLRFLEAVPWTQDDEARVLALIPHLSEDESKDLIARVSGSPDSSEEMLYGLILAVTHNPNMAYVKAFVAKLLRDFGSRDLVERVLDRAFQTTFKVVKESMEEYMSPGVRGDHDETEAIQRLNLHTALTHGKHLVWLVERMIELRVADSAVKEWSEQPAFTADLQRAFQDDAWRNIVPGLPSVLLRCTSRLANAVASGTILVAAQVRKKLVKDWLPVLIVCKDTNASPLTSSNKPLYLDLEETFLRIISTLPMSDSQELLQQCLSFSTRNVDCPHLVTAFNTWFRRATHSPQLENLC, encoded by the exons ATGGTCACAGGTACCGGCTCCAAAAAGCGGCATCGCGCCGTACACCCCGCCAGCTCAGCCGCCGGCAGCAGTTCCAGCCGCCCTTGCGCAGCCGTCATCAGCGGCTCCGCTGCCAAAAGACCCACCCATCCCGACCCAATCCCGAGCCCGACTCTGAAACCCGACCCCACCAACCCCTACTCCTTCGACGACCCTTCCTCCGCCGACGTCATTCTCCGCCTCTTCGTCGACCCCTCCGCGACGTCATTGTCTCTATCCCCCGCCACCACCCAGCCTCAGGATGACGTCGTTCTCCACCTCCACACCCACGCCCTCTTCCGCTGCAAGTACTTCGCCGCCCTCTTGTCCGACCGATGGCAGCACCCCGACTCCCAAGACGACGCCGTTCGCAAGATCAACCTCCGTGTCCCACCGACCCCCGGCGCCATGGACGCCCGCATTTCCCTCCTCCAACTCCTCTACACCCCAGACCTTGCCTCCGCCATAACCACTGTGTCGACGGCGCTCGACCTTCTCCCCGTGGCTTCGGAGCTCATCTTCGATGATTGCGTTCGATTCTGCCTTCGATTCCTGGAGGCCGTCCCTTGGACCCAAGACGATGAAGCTCGAGTGCTCGCTCTAATCCCTCATCTGAGCGAAGACGAATCCAAAGACCTCATCGCTAGGGTTTCTGGAAGCCCCGATTCGAGCGAGGAGATGCTGTACGGTCTCATCCTCGCCGTGACCCACAACCCGAACATGGCGTACGTCAAGGCCTTCGTCGCGAAGCTGCTCCGGGATTTCGGGTCCAGAGACCTGGTCGAGCGGGTTCTGGATCGGGCGTTTCAGACCACCTTCAAGGTCGTCAAGGAGTCCATGGAGGAGTACATGAGTCCCGGAGTCCGTGGCGACCATGACGAGACCGAGGCCATCCAGAGGCTCAACCTCCACACCGCATTGACCCATGGGAAGCACCTGGTGTGGCTCGTGGAGAGGATGATCGAGCTCCGAGTGGCTGACTCGGCAGTCAAGGAGTGGAGCGAGCAGCCTGCTTTCACTGCCGATTTGCAGAGGGCTTTTCAGGACGATGCGTGGAGGAATATTGTGCCGGGGTTACCTAGCGTCTTGCTTCGCTGCACTTCAAGGCTTGCCAATGCCGTCGCTTCTGGAACCATTTTGGTTGCTGCTCAG gttCGGAAGAAGCTTGTCAAAGATTGGCTTCCAGTTCTGATCGTTTGTAAAGATACCAATGCTTCCCCTCTGACATCTAGTAACAAACCACTGTACTTGGATCTGGAAGAGACATTCCTCAGAATAATCTCGACACTGCCCATGTCCGATTCACAGGAGTTGCTGCAGCAGTGCCTCAGCTTCTCTACCCGGAATGTGGACTGTCCTCACCTGGTCACTGCGTTCAACACCTGGTTCCGCCGTGCGACTCATTCCCCTCAACTTGAGAATCTTTGTTAA